A section of the Citrus sinensis cultivar Valencia sweet orange chromosome 8, DVS_A1.0, whole genome shotgun sequence genome encodes:
- the LOC127899278 gene encoding uncharacterized protein LOC127899278 — protein sequence MLVNVVGVSAKCHDILHEKHALAVIEALGKGELSSGQGLNQEITLKRSADTRWSSHYGTLMSIISIFPSVVDVLEVIEVEGNSEQRFQANTLLKLMQSFDFVFCLFLMKNILGYANELSRALQRKDQDILNAVKLVEVYKHNLQKLRDSGWDSLFGQVSTFCSKHGIDVLDMDDLFLIPGRSRHKAREITNLHRYRVELFYVVLDMQLQELNNRFNESNTELLICLACLCPNDLFAAFDKEKLLRLAEFYPKAFSAIDLIALEMQLNVYIMDLRSSAEFSELKGIGELARTMVKTKKDKVYPLVYQLVTLALILPVATATVERVFSAMNFVKNRLRNRMSDQWLNDNLLVYIEKDVFACIDNEDIIRRFQNMKTRREQLKKF from the coding sequence ATGCTAGTTAATGTTGTTGGAGTGTCAGCTAAATGTCATGACATTCTACATGAGAAACATGCTCTTGCAGTTATTGAAGCATTAGGTAAAGGCGAGCTTTCAAGTGGACAAGGTTTGAATCAGGAGATTACTTTAAAGCGTTCTGCTGATACACGCTGGTCTTCTCATTATGGTACGTTAATGAGCATAATTTCTATATTTCCATCTGTGGTTGATGTGCTTGAGGTAATTGAAGTTGAAGGAAATTCTGAACAAAGATTTCAAGCTAATACGCTATTGAAGTTGATGCAATCATTTGATTTCgtattttgtttattcttaatgaaaaatattcttggCTATGCAAATGAATTGTCACGAGCACTACAAAGGAAAGATCAAGATATTTTGAATGCTGTAAAATTGGTTGAAGTTTATAAGCATAACCTTCAGAAGTTGAGAGATAGTGGATGGGATTCTTTATTTGGTCAAGTTTCTACTTTCTGTAGCAAGCATGGTATCGATGTtttagatatggatgatttgtttttaattccaGGGCGATCACGCCATAAAGCTCGAGAGATCACAAATTTACATCGGTATCGAGTTGAGTTATTTTATGTTGTCTTAGACATGCAACTTCAAGAGCTAAATAATCGTTTCAATGAGTCAAATACTGAGTTGCTTATTTGTTTGGCTTGTCTATGTCCAAATGATTTGTTTGCAGCTTTTGACAAGGAAAAATTACTGCGACTTGCTGAATTTTATCCTAAAGCTTTTTCTGCAATAGATCTTATAGCACTTGAGATGCAACTTAATGTATACATTATGGATTTACGATCTAGTGCAGAATTTTCAGAATTGAAAGGGATTGGTGAACTTGCAAGGACAATGGTTAAGACTAAAAAGGACAAGGTGTACCCGTTAGTTTACCAATTGGTTACATTAGCTTTAATTCTACCTGTAGCTACTGCCACTGTAGAAAGAGTATTTTCAGCCATGAATTTTGTGAAGAATCGACTTCGAAACCGGATGAGTGATCAATGGCTGAATGATAACTTACTTGTATACATAGAAAAAGATGTATTTGCTTGTATTGACAATGAAGATATTATTCGacgttttcaaaatatgaaaacacGTCGAGAACAGTTgaagaagttttaa
- the LOC127899279 gene encoding uncharacterized protein LOC127899279 — MVIKQAVILLLGKDLKIGKKKEKLKIHEGGVNSAHNRARQNVKGLAFRGHDESDGSSNRGNFLELLHFLADHNEDINVVTLKNTPLNLQMTSPKIQKDIVSCVATETTNAIIREMDGALFSVLIDESRDISTKEQMAVVLRYVGKNGYVVERFVGIEHVSSTTAASLKESLDNMFSRFGLSLSMLRGQGYDGASNMQGEFNGLKMLILEENESTYYVHCFTHQLQLALIPCKKA; from the exons ATGGTGATCAAGCAGGCAGTGATACTTTTACTGGGAAAGGAtttaaaaattggaaaaaaaaaagaaaaattaaagattcatGAAGGAGGTGTCAATAGTGCCCATAATCGAGCTAGGCAAAATGTGAAAG GGCTAGCATTTCGTGGGCATGATGAGTCTGATGGTTCAAGCAACAGAGGGAATTTTCTTGAGCTTTTACACTTCCTTGCTGATCATAATGAAGATATTAATGTtgttactttaaaaaatactcCTCTAAATCTGCAAATGACATCTCCAAAGATCCAAAAAGATATTGTAAGTTGTGTTGCAACTGAAACTACTAATGCTATTATTAGAGAGATGGATGGTGCATTATTTTCTGTTCTAATTGATGAGTCTCGTGATATATCTACAAAAGAGCAAATGGCTGTTGTATTACGTTATGTGGGTAAGAATGGATATGTGGTTGAACGTTTTGTAGGCATTGAACATGTTTCTAGCACTACAGCTGCCTCACTTAAAGAATCTCTTGATAATATGTTTTCAAGGTTTGGATTGAGTTTGTCAATGTTACGTGGGCAAGGTTATGATGGGGCAAGTAATATGCAGGGTGAGTTTAATGGTTTGAAAATGCTCATCTTAGAGGAGAATGAATCTACTTATTATGTTCACTGTTTTACTCATCAACTTCAGTTGGCTCTTATTCCGTGCAAAAAAGCATGA